The Podarcis raffonei isolate rPodRaf1 chromosome 2, rPodRaf1.pri, whole genome shotgun sequence genome window below encodes:
- the CCDC174 gene encoding coiled-coil domain-containing protein 174 isoform X1, translating into MDRKKKPLDVTVSSLIDLKAELFRKQEEFKKEKLLKDAGVPVKPKATNKKPSIWTKQNKGVSDRSEKDAEQKIEEQQTLDKSRQKLEEKAQLYEKMTKGDFPDEETEDLYLVDFTQKIIDKRREVQELCANEAARKAAEKANREEERLSEAEIPPPQDPTEEWVDYVDSLGRSRRCMKKDLPHLLQMDKELQGKRQMTEEKTLLSEDMRKELQRQQWEREEEEALKKPMGPMHYEDIRENEARQLGVGYFAFARDQALRRKQMETLEMLREQTTDQRAKREHLAEKRKAVLEARLSKLRAKKRLKEGDTKENGEEEVAMPAAAESKPTEVPKVSAENRKVEVIIQERKDTKPGVPYVREWDRGKEFTFGLWSKKQEDLRNERDPEFAPPSAYFMGQKRTHDFRSQNWNKPGTSYEKTETLTRNLPSPSAEPFSSSSQSNQFPPTQEHDSELQNQQPTYQTLDDMLSYYKQVT; encoded by the exons atggACAGGAAGAAGAAGCCGCTGGATGTTACGGTTTCCTCG CTCATAGACTTGAAAGCTGAACTTTTCAGAAAACAGGAagaattcaaaaaagaaaaacttctgaAAGATGCTGGAGTCCCTGTAAAACCTAAAGCAACAAACAAG AAGCCGAGCATTTGGACTAAACAGAATAAAGGTGTTTCAGATCGATCTGAGAAAGATGCTGAACAAAAGATAGAAGAGCAACAAACATTGGACAAATCAAG GCAGAAACTAGAAGAGAAAGCACAGCTCTATGAGAAGATGACAAAAGGAGACTTTCCAG ATGAAGAAACTGAGGATTTGTACCTTGTGGATTTCACCCAGAAGATTATAGACAAACGGAGAGAAGTACAGGAGCTGTGTGCAAATGAAGCTGCTAGAAAGGCAGCAGAGAAGGCaaacagggaggaagagagacttTCTGAAGCAGAAATTCCACCTCCTCAGGACCCCACTGAAGAATG GGTAGATTATGTGGATTCCTTGGGCCGTTCTAGACGCTGTATGAAGAAAGATTTGCCACATCTGCTTCAAATGGATAAAGAGCTTCAGGGGAAGAG GCAAATGACAGAAGAGAAGACTTTGTTATCTGAAGATATGAGAAAGGAGCTTCAGCGTCAGCAGtgggaaagggaagaagaagaagccctaAAGAAACCTATGGGACCAATGCATTATGAGGACATTAGAGAAAATG AGGCCAGACAGCTTGGTGTTGGTTACTTTGCCTTTGCCCGTGATCAAGCTTTGAGGAGAAAgcaaatggaaaccttagaaatgCTAAGAGAACAG ACTACAGACCAGAGAGCAAAACGTGAACATTTAGCAGAGAAACGTAAGGCTGTTCTGGAAGCCAGGCTGTCCAAGCTTCGAGCGAAAAAGCGATTGAAAGAAGGTGACACAAAGGAAAATGGAG AAGAAGAAGTTGCTATGCCAGCAGCAGCTGAATCCAAGCCCACTGAAGTGCCAAAGGTTTCTGCGGAAAATAGAAAAGTGGAAGTGATCATTCAGGAAAGGAAAGATACAAAGCCTGGCGTGCCCTATGTCCGAGAGTGGGATAGAGGCAAAG AATTCACTTTTGGACTGTGGTCAAAGAAGCAGGAAGATCTCAGAAATGAACGAGACCCGGAATTTGCACCTCCCTCTGCTTATTTTATGGGTCAAAAGAGAACGCATGACTTCAGAAGCCAGAATTGGAACAAGCCTGGAACCTCATATGAAAAAACAGAAACCCTGACAAGAAACCTGCCATCCCCATCAGCTGAGCCTTTCAGTAGCAGCTCGCAGAGCAATCAGTTCCCCCCCACTCAGGAACATGACAGTGAACTGCAAAATCAACAGCCGACTTACCAAACTTTAGATGACATGCTGTCATACTATAAACAAGTAACATGA
- the CCDC174 gene encoding coiled-coil domain-containing protein 174 isoform X2 has protein sequence MDRKKKPLDVTVSSLIDLKAELFRKQEEFKKEKLLKDAGVPVKPKATNKKPSIWTKQNKGVSDRSEKDAEQKIEEQQTLDKSRQKLEEKAQLYEKMTKGDFPDEETEDLYLVDFTQKIIDKRREVQELCANEAARKAAEKANREEERLSEAEIPPPQDPTEEWVDYVDSLGRSRRCMKKDLPHLLQMDKELQGKRQMTEEKTLLSEDMRKELQRQQWEREEEEALKKPMGPMHYEDIRENEARQLGVGYFAFARDQALRRKQMETLEMLREQTTDQRAKREHLAEKRKAVLEARLSKLRAKKRLKEGDTKENGEEVAMPAAAESKPTEVPKVSAENRKVEVIIQERKDTKPGVPYVREWDRGKEFTFGLWSKKQEDLRNERDPEFAPPSAYFMGQKRTHDFRSQNWNKPGTSYEKTETLTRNLPSPSAEPFSSSSQSNQFPPTQEHDSELQNQQPTYQTLDDMLSYYKQVT, from the exons atggACAGGAAGAAGAAGCCGCTGGATGTTACGGTTTCCTCG CTCATAGACTTGAAAGCTGAACTTTTCAGAAAACAGGAagaattcaaaaaagaaaaacttctgaAAGATGCTGGAGTCCCTGTAAAACCTAAAGCAACAAACAAG AAGCCGAGCATTTGGACTAAACAGAATAAAGGTGTTTCAGATCGATCTGAGAAAGATGCTGAACAAAAGATAGAAGAGCAACAAACATTGGACAAATCAAG GCAGAAACTAGAAGAGAAAGCACAGCTCTATGAGAAGATGACAAAAGGAGACTTTCCAG ATGAAGAAACTGAGGATTTGTACCTTGTGGATTTCACCCAGAAGATTATAGACAAACGGAGAGAAGTACAGGAGCTGTGTGCAAATGAAGCTGCTAGAAAGGCAGCAGAGAAGGCaaacagggaggaagagagacttTCTGAAGCAGAAATTCCACCTCCTCAGGACCCCACTGAAGAATG GGTAGATTATGTGGATTCCTTGGGCCGTTCTAGACGCTGTATGAAGAAAGATTTGCCACATCTGCTTCAAATGGATAAAGAGCTTCAGGGGAAGAG GCAAATGACAGAAGAGAAGACTTTGTTATCTGAAGATATGAGAAAGGAGCTTCAGCGTCAGCAGtgggaaagggaagaagaagaagccctaAAGAAACCTATGGGACCAATGCATTATGAGGACATTAGAGAAAATG AGGCCAGACAGCTTGGTGTTGGTTACTTTGCCTTTGCCCGTGATCAAGCTTTGAGGAGAAAgcaaatggaaaccttagaaatgCTAAGAGAACAG ACTACAGACCAGAGAGCAAAACGTGAACATTTAGCAGAGAAACGTAAGGCTGTTCTGGAAGCCAGGCTGTCCAAGCTTCGAGCGAAAAAGCGATTGAAAGAAGGTGACACAAAGGAAAATGGAG AAGAAGTTGCTATGCCAGCAGCAGCTGAATCCAAGCCCACTGAAGTGCCAAAGGTTTCTGCGGAAAATAGAAAAGTGGAAGTGATCATTCAGGAAAGGAAAGATACAAAGCCTGGCGTGCCCTATGTCCGAGAGTGGGATAGAGGCAAAG AATTCACTTTTGGACTGTGGTCAAAGAAGCAGGAAGATCTCAGAAATGAACGAGACCCGGAATTTGCACCTCCCTCTGCTTATTTTATGGGTCAAAAGAGAACGCATGACTTCAGAAGCCAGAATTGGAACAAGCCTGGAACCTCATATGAAAAAACAGAAACCCTGACAAGAAACCTGCCATCCCCATCAGCTGAGCCTTTCAGTAGCAGCTCGCAGAGCAATCAGTTCCCCCCCACTCAGGAACATGACAGTGAACTGCAAAATCAACAGCCGACTTACCAAACTTTAGATGACATGCTGTCATACTATAAACAAGTAACATGA